The DNA window GGTCATCTCGTACAGGCGGCACTTCTGCAGACGCCCGGTGGATTCGAGCATGAGGTTGTAGAGCAGGTCGAGCACGAGGTTGCCCGAGTTGTAGACGTAGCTGCCGCTCCACGGGTTGCCGGCCGCGTCGACGGGCAGAGCGCCCTGCGCGCCCACGAGGTAGTGGTGGATGTTGCTGTGGTCCAGTGCGATGTTCAGCGGCACCGCGCCGCCGGCGCCGGGCTGGTCGATCGGATCGGTCGGCTTGCCCTGGTACGCGGGCGAGCCGTCGAGCAGACGGGCGATCGTCGTGCCGATGAGCTCGACGTGACCGATCTCCTCGGTGCCGATGCCCTGGATGAGGTCCTTGTAGGGCTTGCCCTCCGGACCGCGGAAGTTGATGCTCTGGAACAGGTACTGCATCATCGTGCGCATCTCGCCGAACTGCCCGCCGAGACCCTCCTGCAGCGCGTTGGCGGCGGCGGGGTCGGGCTCGTCCTGCTCGATCGGGTTGATGAGGCGCTGGAGGTGGAAGTACATGGTGTCTCCTCGTGTTCGGGAATCTCACCATGCCGACGGGAGGCCCGTCTCGCCGCGGCCCTGGCATCGGCGCGGTCACCCGGCTAGGGTCGCGCGCGCCGGGGTAGCCGGCCGATCGGCTCAGACCGCGCGCGCCGGAGCCGTCGGCTCAGAGTGCGAGGGCCAGGGCACGGTGCACGGACGCGACAGCGCTGGAGCCCTCGCCGACGGCAGCGGCCACGCGCTTCATCGACCCGCGCCGCACGTCTCCCGCCGCGAACACCCGCGGCAGGGAGGTCTCGAACGGCAGCGGCTCCCGCCCCAGGCGCTGCCATTGCTCGAGCGACTGCGCGGCGATGTCGGTGCCGGTGCGCAGGAAACCGTCGGTGTCGCGGTCGAGGTCCGAGAGCCAGCCCGTGGCCGGCACGGCCCCGATGAAGCAGAAGAGTCCGCGCGCGTCGACGTCGCCGACCGAGTCGATGCGCACGCCCTCGAGCGCGTTGCTGCCCTCCAGTGCCGTCACCTGCGAGCCGGTGTGCACCTCGATGCGCGGATCCTCGACGAGCCGGTCGACGAGGTACGACGACATGCGCGCGGAGAGGTCGCCGCCGCGGGCCACGAGCCGCACGGGGCACCCGTTCGCCGCGAGGTAGAGCGCCGCCTGGCCGGCCGAGTTCGCCCCGCCGACGACCACCACGGGCGACTCCACGACCTGCCGCAGCTCGAGCTGCGTGGCGGCGTAGAAGATCCCGGCGCCCTCGAAGTGCGACCACCGGTCGAGCGGCAGCGTGCGGTAGGCGGCTCCCGAGGTCACGATCGCGGAGCGCGCGTGGATGATGCGGCCGTCGGTCAGCGTCACGTCGAGGCCGCCGTCGGTGGGCTGCAGCCGCACCGCCTCGCAGGGGGCGTAGACGCGCACGCCGAACTTGAGCGCCTGCAGCGAGGCCTGTCCGATGAGGTCGCCTCCGCTGACGCCGAAGGGGAAGCCGAGGAAGTTCTCGATGCGCGAGGTGGCGGCCGCCTGTCCGCCGGGCGCGACGGCATCGAGCAGCACCGTGCTGAGCCCTTCGGACGCGCCGTAGATCGCGGCTGCGAGACCCGCAGGGCCTCCGCCCACGACCACGAGGTCGACGACCTCGTCGGCGTGCGCCTGGTAGCTCAGGCCGAGGCGCTCGGCCACGAGCCCGGGCGTCGCGTGCGGCAGGGCCTCGCCCTGCAGGAACGCGATGGGCAGGTCGGAGGGGTCGAACTCGTGCGTCTGCGAGTACTGGGCGGCTCCCGCCGCGTCGAGCTCGACCGCGGTGTGCACGAGGTCGAGACGCTCGGCGAAGCGCCGCAGCGAGAGGAAGTCGCCGGAGTTCGCGGCACCGACGAACTTGAGCGTGAGGGCGGCGGGGCCGGTGCGCAGCGCCTCGCGCCGTGCCCACAGCGCGTGCAGGATGAGGTCGCAGAGCTCGTCGTCCTCGGCCATCAGCCGCCGCAGCTGCGGCCGCGACACGCGACGGATGCGTCCGGCGCGCGTCACGCGTGCGGACAGGAACGCCCCTTGCCCGTTGAGCAGCCCGAGCTCGCCCACGAACGTGCGCGCTCCCATGGTGGCGAGCACCGCCTCCTCGATCCACCACAGCGAGTCGCGGACGACCTCGATCACGGCATCCTCGACGAGGATCAGGTCGTAGTCGGCGTCGCCGGAGCGGAAGACGTCCTCGCCGGCCGTCACGTCCTGGGGCGCGCCGAAGGCGAGGAGACGCTCCCACTGGGCATCGGTGAGGGCGGGGTTCTGGAGGGGATCGAGGTGCGCAGCATCCTTCACCCTCCAGAGAGTAGTGACGCGCGACCCCGCGTGGGCGGATCGGGCGCCCCGTTCTCTTGGCGCGAACGGCGGCGACGATCCCGCCGAGGTCGCCTCACGCGTCAGGTGAACACCGAGAGGCAGCGGAACGACGCTGTCGCCGACCGCTCACCTGACGCGAACTCCGGCTGCCGGGAAGGTGAGAGGGCACGAAGCGTCACCTGAGACGGTGCCGCGTGATCAGGACCGGTGGCGCACCGGGGGAGCGAAGGAGGGGATGGGAATGGGGCGGGTCGACCGTGCGCGGCGACGCGTTCGGTCGCGGAGGTCATCCAGCGCCGTCTCGGCGTCGAGGTATTCGGTGGACAGCGCGACGGATCCGGTCCAGACCAGGCGGACGGATGCTTCGTCCTGCCGTTCGATGCGGGCGATCACGTTGCGCGGGTCGGCGGGCGGGTAGCGCGTGTCCACGATGAACCACTCCCCGTCGGCGATGCGACGCAGGGAGAACGGCTCAGAAGCGTCGTCGCTCATTGAAGCCTCCCTCCGGGCCGGTGAGCCCAGCTCCACCGTGCGCCGCACCCCACGGATCGCGAACACCCTTGACAGTCCGGGGGCGGTGTGGGCCACGGCCCGTGCCACAGCGAACGTCGAGCGTCAAGCGGCTGGCCCGGGTGCCCACGGGTCGCAGGATGGGCCCAGCGGCACCGCGCCGCGTCGGGAGGACACACCATGACACGCTTCGGCTACACCCTGATGACCGAGCAGAGCGGCCCGAAGGACCTCGTGCGGTACGCGATCGCCGCCGAGAAGGTCGGCTTCGACTTCGAGGTCTCCAGCGACCACTACACGCCGTGGCTCACCAGCCAGGGCCACGCGTCCTACGCCTGGGCGGTGCTCGGCGCGGTCGCGCAGGCGACCGATTCGGTCGAGCTCATGACGTACGTGACGTGCCCGACGCTGCGCTATCACCCTGCCGTCGTCGCCCAGAAGGCCGCCACGCTGCAGCTGCTGTCGGACGGTCGGTTCACACTGGGACTCGGCTCGGGCGAGAACCTGAACGAGCACGTCGTGGGAGAGGGCTGGCCGTCGGTGGACGCCCGCCAGAACATGCTGGAGGAGGCGATCGAGATCATCCGCGCGCTGCACACCGGCGACCTCGTCACCTACGACGGCGAGTACTTCCGCGTCGACTCCGCCCGCATCTGGGACCTCCCCGAGGGCGGTGTCCCGATCGCCGTGGCGATCTCGGGTGAGAAGTCGATCGCCCGCTTCGGGCCGCTCAGCGACCACGCGATCGCCGTCGAGCCCGACGCCGACCTCGTGTCCGGCTGGAACGAGCACCACGGCGCCGACTCGCGCAAGATCGGCCAGATCCCGATCAGCTGGGACCCCGACAAAGATGCCGCGATCGCCCGTGCGCACGACCAGTTCCGGTGGTTCGGCGGCGGATGGGCCGTGAACGCCGACCTCCCCACCCCCGCGGGGTTCGCCGCCGCCAGCCAGTTCGTGCGCCCCGAGGACGTCGCCGAGGCGATCCCCTGCGGCCCCGACCTCGACGCGATCGCGGAGGCCGTCAAGGCGTACGTCGACGCCGGGTTCACCGACGTGGCCGTCGTGCAGGTGGGCGACGAGGGTCAGGACCGCTTCCTCGACGAGGCGGCAGGGCCGCTGCTCGAGAGGCTCCGCGCGCTGTGAAGAGGTCGCCCCGTGGTCGGTGACGGGGCGCAGCTCTGCCTCGCCGCCGGCGCCGACTGCGGGGGCGAGGTCGATCAGGATGCTCCGCTCGCCCTGTGCGAGCGGCATCTGGCCGCCGCGGCCGACTGGTCGAGGCGTGCGGAGGGGGTGACCGACCTGCTGCCGTCGCCCTGCGGCGTCTGCGGTTCGCGGCTCGGCGTGCGGTGGCCTTCGGGCTGGCTCTGCGCCGTCTGCGAGTGGCGCTACGGCGACGTGCCCGACGGCGATCTCCCGCGTCCCCGCGTCGATGTCGTCTACTACCTGCGCTACGCCGACCGGGTGAAGATCGGCACCACCGCCGACCCCCGCCAGCGGTTCGCGGCGATCATGCACGACGAGGTGCTGGCCTTCGAGCGGGGGGACCGCCGCAGGGAGCGTGCGCGCCACGAGCAGTTCGCACCCGACAGGTTCGCGCGGACGGAATGGTTCGTGCTGTCCGACCCGATCCGGGAGCACGTGGCGACGCTGGGCGCCGGCGTCGTCGATCCCTGGGAGCTCCTGCTGCGTTGGCGGAGTGAGGCGCTCGCCGCGCAGGGGTGAGCCCGGCGCCATCAGGGGAGCGGGAGCGCGGTGGTTTAGGCTCGCCCTCATGGGTCGCTTCATCTACGACACGATGTCGAATTCCGTCGACATCGATGACCGCACGCTCGCACACCTGCGGATCGTCATCATGAACAAGCTGCGGCGATCCGAGTCGTTCATGTTCGACGTCGAGCCCGGAGACGGCACAGGACGCCGCAGCTTCTGGGTGCACCCGGCCGTGCCGATGCAGTTCCACTTCTTCGGCAGCCGCCCGCCGCGCATCAACCGCGTGTGGATCGAAGACCTCATGCAGGTCGCGAGCGGCCCGAACGGTCTCTCGGTCACCGCCGAGCCCGAAGAGGACCGCCCCGCGTCGGAGGAGTAGCCTCCCCGGCGCTGCGTCAGTTCTGGGCGAGTTCGCCGTCGGTCGCGGTGGCTCCGGCGCCGTCGAAGTGCTCGGCGACGAGCATGATGCCGCCCGACGAGTTCGCCGAGTTGGAGAGCTCCTCGATCCACTCGCGGCTGAGCAGCGTCGGCTCCGGGTCGTCGAAGACGAACCGCAGCGGGATCGACTCGTGCAGCCAGATCGAGCTGCGCCCGCGCGGCTGATCGTCGGGGTGACGCCATGACACGGTGAAGCTCTCGCCCCGGCGCAGCTTGGTGGCGATGACGACCTTCAGGTGCGCCAGCGCCCGGTCTTCGATGTGGATCGGCGTCGCCGATCCGCCGTAGTAGATGGTGCCCACGCAACGACTGTATAGCGGGTCGCCTGCGGCGTCACCTTTCGCCGCCCCGTGTCAAGGGGCTGACCGCGCGACACGCGGGGGGCAGAGTGGTCAGCCGAGACCCAAGGAGGGAGCGCTGTGGTGAGCTCGCAGGATCCACACGCCGAACAAACCCCGATGGAAGCCGCGCCCGACGCGTCCGCCGTCGCCGACCAGATCCCCGGCATCGACATCGTCGCCGGTGAGCTTCTGCCGCGCCGTCCGCGGACGCGGAGCGGCCGGCCCGCCGCGGGCGGACCGGCCGACTCCTGAGCGTGCTGCGCGGCGCCGGTCAGCGCTCGGCGCGGGCCAGGTTGGCCCGCAGCTCCTCCGCGTTCTGGCGGACGACGTAGGCAGGGCGGTCGCGCTCCACGCGCCAGCTGTCGGCCAAGGGCCCGACGTTGACGGTGTCGAAGCCGAACTCGTCATAGATGCGGGTCACGAGGTCCGCGGCGTCGTCGAAGTCGCTCGAGGTGGCGAGCGCGCGACGGTCGGCGGTGCCGGCGGGTGAGCCGTCGGTGAGGATGTCGGCCGACATGATGTGGTTGAACGCCTTGGCGACGCGCGACTGCGGAAGGTGCTCCTGCAGCATCTGCGAGGTCGTGGTGCGGTTCTCGTCGAGCTCGGCGATGCGTCCGTCGCGCTCCCAGTAGTAGTTGTTGGTGTCGAGCACGATCTTGCCCGCGAGGGGCTCGACGGGGATGTCGTCGATCGCCTTGAGCGGCACGGTCACCACGACGACGTCGCCGGCGGCCGCAGCATCCTGCGCCGTCGCGGCGCGCACGCCGTCGCCCATGTCGGCCACCAGATCGGCGAGCGTCTCCGGCCCGCGCGAGTTGCTGATGACGACGTCGTAGCCGTGCTGGGCGAAGCCCCGCGCGAGTGCCGAGCCGATGTTTCCTGCTCCGATGATTCCGATTGTGGTCATGGGGCGTTCCAACGCCCGCCGGGTGAGGGCATTCCCCCGGCGATCGGTCAGATGGAGATGTCCCGGGTTGCGGGGGCGGCGGGCACGCGGTTCAGCGGATCGGCGATCAGCTCGGCGAACGCCGCCTCCGCGGCGCCGATCAGCAGCCGGTCCTCCGCGAGGAGCGCCGTGCGGATGTCGAGCGTCTCGGCGTTCGCGGCCATCGCCTGCGCGCGCACGTCGGCCTCGAGCGCCGGGCCGTCGAGCTGGGCGATCGTCGCGAGGAACCCGCCGAGGATCACGACGCCGGGGTTGAGCACGTTGACGGCATTGGCCAGTGCCGTCGCGAGGATGCGGCGCTGGCGGCCGACCTCGTCGAGCACTCCCGCCTCGGACGACGCCGCGAGGGCGTCGGCGAGGGTCGGCTCGTCGGCGTTCGACAGGCCGACCGCCTCGAGCAGGCGCGCGCGGCTCACCTCGTCCTCCAGCACGCCGTGGTCGGCCCGGCGATCGGAGTCGGCGGCGATGCCCGGCCGGTTCTGGCCGAACTCGCCCGCGTAGCCCCCCGCGCCTCCGACGGCGATGCCGCCGACGATCAACCCGCCGCCGATGCCGCTGGCTCCGCCGTTGAGGTAGACGATGTCCCACGCACCGCGGCCCGCCCCGTACAGGTGCTCCGCGATCGCGCCGAGGTTGGCGTCGTTGCCGACGGAGGTCGGCAGGCCGGTGGCTTCCTCGACGAGGGTGCGGAGGGGTGCATCCGTCCACTCGAGGTGCGGCGCGCTGCGCACGATGCCGTCGGCGCTGCGCACCAGTCCGGGCACGGCCACGCCGATGCCGACGATGCGCGCGCCCGCGAGCTCGGCGGTGGTCCAGGCGGCCACCCGCTCGGCGACGAGCTCCGCGGTCTCGGCGGGCGTGAGGAGGTGGTCGAGCTCGATGCGCTCGCGGACGGGGATGCCGCGATCCAGGCCCACCGCGGCGAGCGTGAGCGCGTCCACCTCGGGGTGCGCGGCGATCGCGACGACATCGGGGTCGCCGGCGACGAGGGGCGACGGCCTGCCGACGCGACGAGACGGGTCGGGGGCATGCTCCCGCACGAGCGCGAGACGGGTGAGCTCGCCGACCAGGTCGGCGATGGTCGAGCGGTTCAGTCCGGTGGTCTCGGTCAGCGCCGCGCGGGAGAGAGGGCCCGCCTGATGCACGAGCCGGAGGATGCGCGCGAGGTTGCCCTGGCGCACGCTCGGTATGCCCGGGGACGCATCGCTCATGGGTTCACTGTAGGAGATGGACGCCGCATCCTGCGTGGTATAGGTTGTGAGAGGCAACAATTATGTCGCGAAGGAGCCACAATGCCTTACACCGGTCCCACCCCCACCCGCGAAGACAGGTTCTCATTCGGCCTGTGGACGGTCGGCTACAACGGCGCCGACCCGTTCGGCGGCCCGACCCGCCCGGCACTGGATGTCGTCCACGCGGTCGAGAAGCTCTCGGAGCTCGGCGCCTACGGTCTGACGTTCCACGATGATGACCTGTTCGCCTTCGAGTCGACCGACGCGGAGCGCCAGACGCAGATCGACCGCCTCAAGGGCGCCCTGGAGTCCACCGGCCTCATCGTGCCGATGGTCACCACCAACCTCTTCTCCGCACCGGTCTTCAAGGACGGCGGCTTCACCTCCAACGACCGTCAGGTGCGTCGCTTCGCCCTGCGCAAGGTCTTCCGTCAGCTCGACCTCGGCGCCGAGCTGGGCGCCAAGACGTTCGTCATGTGGGGCGGCCGCGAGGGCGCCGAGTACGACTCGGCCAAGGACATCCGCCAGGCGCTGGAGCGCTACCGGGAGGCCGTCAACCTGCTCGGCGACTACGTCACCGACAAGGGCTACGACATGCGCTTCGCGATCGAGCCCAAGCCCAACGAGCCCCGCGGCGACATC is part of the Microbacterium lemovicicum genome and encodes:
- a CDS encoding manganese catalase family protein, producing the protein MYFHLQRLINPIEQDEPDPAAANALQEGLGGQFGEMRTMMQYLFQSINFRGPEGKPYKDLIQGIGTEEIGHVELIGTTIARLLDGSPAYQGKPTDPIDQPGAGGAVPLNIALDHSNIHHYLVGAQGALPVDAAGNPWSGSYVYNSGNLVLDLLYNLMLESTGRLQKCRLYEMTDNKTARSTIAYLIVRDQAHENAYAKALETLGVNWRGTLPIPKTNAEQFPEVKRLVDLGLQSKQYSFDLDNQSEAGRIFQGLSPSGDGTELDASEQAPEGAPLEIAPERREEFSPGADEELMALIQATAEMEMADIDATFGRMS
- a CDS encoding FAD-dependent oxidoreductase; protein product: MKDAAHLDPLQNPALTDAQWERLLAFGAPQDVTAGEDVFRSGDADYDLILVEDAVIEVVRDSLWWIEEAVLATMGARTFVGELGLLNGQGAFLSARVTRAGRIRRVSRPQLRRLMAEDDELCDLILHALWARREALRTGPAALTLKFVGAANSGDFLSLRRFAERLDLVHTAVELDAAGAAQYSQTHEFDPSDLPIAFLQGEALPHATPGLVAERLGLSYQAHADEVVDLVVVGGGPAGLAAAIYGASEGLSTVLLDAVAPGGQAAATSRIENFLGFPFGVSGGDLIGQASLQALKFGVRVYAPCEAVRLQPTDGGLDVTLTDGRIIHARSAIVTSGAAYRTLPLDRWSHFEGAGIFYAATQLELRQVVESPVVVVGGANSAGQAALYLAANGCPVRLVARGGDLSARMSSYLVDRLVEDPRIEVHTGSQVTALEGSNALEGVRIDSVGDVDARGLFCFIGAVPATGWLSDLDRDTDGFLRTGTDIAAQSLEQWQRLGREPLPFETSLPRVFAAGDVRRGSMKRVAAAVGEGSSAVASVHRALALAL
- a CDS encoding LLM class F420-dependent oxidoreductase, with the protein product MTRFGYTLMTEQSGPKDLVRYAIAAEKVGFDFEVSSDHYTPWLTSQGHASYAWAVLGAVAQATDSVELMTYVTCPTLRYHPAVVAQKAATLQLLSDGRFTLGLGSGENLNEHVVGEGWPSVDARQNMLEEAIEIIRALHTGDLVTYDGEYFRVDSARIWDLPEGGVPIAVAISGEKSIARFGPLSDHAIAVEPDADLVSGWNEHHGADSRKIGQIPISWDPDKDAAIARAHDQFRWFGGGWAVNADLPTPAGFAAASQFVRPEDVAEAIPCGPDLDAIAEAVKAYVDAGFTDVAVVQVGDEGQDRFLDEAAGPLLERLRAL
- a CDS encoding GIY-YIG nuclease family protein — translated: MVGDGAQLCLAAGADCGGEVDQDAPLALCERHLAAAADWSRRAEGVTDLLPSPCGVCGSRLGVRWPSGWLCAVCEWRYGDVPDGDLPRPRVDVVYYLRYADRVKIGTTADPRQRFAAIMHDEVLAFERGDRRRERARHEQFAPDRFARTEWFVLSDPIREHVATLGAGVVDPWELLLRWRSEALAAQG
- a CDS encoding ATP-dependent DNA ligase gives rise to the protein MGRFIYDTMSNSVDIDDRTLAHLRIVIMNKLRRSESFMFDVEPGDGTGRRSFWVHPAVPMQFHFFGSRPPRINRVWIEDLMQVASGPNGLSVTAEPEEDRPASEE
- a CDS encoding NADPH-dependent F420 reductase, giving the protein MTTIGIIGAGNIGSALARGFAQHGYDVVISNSRGPETLADLVADMGDGVRAATAQDAAAAGDVVVVTVPLKAIDDIPVEPLAGKIVLDTNNYYWERDGRIAELDENRTTTSQMLQEHLPQSRVAKAFNHIMSADILTDGSPAGTADRRALATSSDFDDAADLVTRIYDEFGFDTVNVGPLADSWRVERDRPAYVVRQNAEELRANLARAER
- a CDS encoding ROK family transcriptional regulator, encoding MSDASPGIPSVRQGNLARILRLVHQAGPLSRAALTETTGLNRSTIADLVGELTRLALVREHAPDPSRRVGRPSPLVAGDPDVVAIAAHPEVDALTLAAVGLDRGIPVRERIELDHLLTPAETAELVAERVAAWTTAELAGARIVGIGVAVPGLVRSADGIVRSAPHLEWTDAPLRTLVEEATGLPTSVGNDANLGAIAEHLYGAGRGAWDIVYLNGGASGIGGGLIVGGIAVGGAGGYAGEFGQNRPGIAADSDRRADHGVLEDEVSRARLLEAVGLSNADEPTLADALAASSEAGVLDEVGRQRRILATALANAVNVLNPGVVILGGFLATIAQLDGPALEADVRAQAMAANAETLDIRTALLAEDRLLIGAAEAAFAELIADPLNRVPAAPATRDISI